A region of Haliotis asinina isolate JCU_RB_2024 chromosome 7, JCU_Hal_asi_v2, whole genome shotgun sequence DNA encodes the following proteins:
- the LOC137290765 gene encoding integumentary mucin A.1-like codes for MTPVNSSRCSVLSVLLLLLLSTCLVSPYPSGAPELVCDSMVPSHYGTSPSDDPAPFHVQLSQYTYTPNEIITVTLKSNTTRPFIGFLSEMRTYGTNSVQPTLVGSFDSQQNVARALCSGNGGLTHQTSTPKYTLMTTWRAPAAQQGDLQVRVTFLETFNSYWTGVTSAVLRPAIETTTTPTTTTTTTTTTTTTTPTTTTATTTTTTPTTTTTTTTTTTTTTTTTTTIPTSTTTPTTTTVATTTTTPTTTTTTTTTTTEAPTTTVTTTNVITTTTTSTTTTSSPTTSVTTPSVTEPVTTTTSPPTTTPSSTVVSQQNTNPAAQTSDSTVVKTMGQETTTPGAQVTVDGGNVGTSLHPSTLCISALVYVTATLTR; via the exons ATGACTCCTGTGAACTCCAGTCGGTGTTCAGTGCTGAGCGTCctcctgctgctactgctgtcaACATGTCTCGTCAGCCCCTATCCCAGCGGGGCTCCAGAGTTAGTGTGTGACTCCATGGTACCTAGTCATTACGGCACCTCACCTAGTGACGACCCCGCCCCGTTCCACGTCCAGCTGTCCCAGTACACCTACACGCCAAATGAGATCATTACAG TGACTTTGAAATCAAACACAACGCGACCATTCATCGGCTTTTTGTCTGAGATGAGGACATATGGCACAAATTCAGTCCAGCCGACCCTGGTGGGATCCTTCGACAGTCAGCAGAATGTAGCCCGGGCACTGTGTAGCGGG AACGGCGGGCTGACACACCAGACCAGTACCCCCAAGTACACGTTGATGACCACTTGGAGGGCGCCAGCAGCGCAGCAAGGAGATCTACAAGTCAG AGTGACGTTCTTGGAGACGTTCAACTCATACTGGACAGGGGTCACTTCAGCAGTGTTGAGGCCTGCTATTGAGACTACAACTACACcgacaacaacaacgacaacaacgactaccaccaccacaacgaCACCGACTACTACAACAGCAACTACGACTACTACAACacctacgactactactacaacaacaacaactactactactactactactactactactacaatccCGACTTCTACTACAACTCCGACCACTACCACtgttgctactaccactactacaccgactactactactactactaccactactactactgaagCTCCGACTACGACTGTGACAACCACAAACGTtattacaactactactacatccACTACGACGacatcatcaccaacaacatctGTAACTACACCATCAGTCACAGAGCCAGTGACAACAACAACTTCACCTCCAACAACTACTCCATCTTCTACTGTCGTCTCACAGCAAAACACA AACCCAGCAGCTCAAACATCCGACAGCACTGTTGTGAAGACTATGGGCCAAGAGACAACTACTCCTGGGGCACAAGTCACTGTTGATGGCGGAAACGTTGGCACCAGCCTTCACCCATCAACCCTGTGTATTAGCGCACTCGTCTACGTAACAGCAACACTGACTAGATAG